GCTTCTTCAAGTGTCATTGCAACAACAACACCTTTCCCTGCAGCAAGACCATCTGCTTTAAGTACGATTGGTGCACCCTTCTTTTCAATGTAGGCTTTCGCTTCAGAATAAGAGGTAAATGCTTCATACTCAGCTGTAGGTATTTCATATTTTTTCATTAGATTTTTTGAAAATGTTTTACTTCCCTCTATAATAGCTGCTTCTTTTGATGGACCAAAGATAAGCAATCCTTGCTCTTCGAAACGATTTACCACACCTTGTGTAAGAGGAACTTCTGGACCAACAATGGTTAAATCGATTTCCTCTTTTTTTGCGAACATAACTAGCTGATCTAGGTCTGTTTCATCGATATCGACTAAGGAAGCAACATTTTTCATTCCAGCGTTTCCTGGTGCAACAAAGACTTCTTGAACCTTTTTGCTTTGTGAAACTTTCCAGGCAATTGTATGTTCACGGCCACCACGGCCAATAATTAAGATTTTCAATTTGGTTTACACCTGCCTTTTCGATTATAAAGGGTCATAGTTTAATGTTATCAATTTGATCCTAGACCGTTCCTTTTCGCTGCAGGCACTTGCTTTCCGCAGGGAGGAAGTGCCTTCCGCTCCAATCCACTACTAATTTATATATTGTTGAGTAGCACAAACCTTTATGAAAAGAGAAAGTCCCCTAGAGACTAGTGTTTAAAGTGTCGAACTCCTGTGAATACCATTGTAATTCCGTATTCGTCGGCTTTTTTGATGGAGTCTTCATCACGGATGGATCCTCCTGGTTGGATAATCGCTGTTACACCAGCTTTGGCTGCTGCTTCAACGGTGTCATCCATTGGGAAAAAGGCATCTGACGCAAGCGCTGAACCTTTTGCTCTTTCACCTGCTTGTGTAATTGCAATGTTTGCTGCTCCTACACGATTCATTTGTCCAGCACCTACACCAACCGTCATTGAATCCTGTGCTAACACAATAGCATTTGATTTAACATGCTTAACCACTTTCCACGCTAGCTTTAGATCAGCCCATTCTTTTTCTGTTGGCTCGCGCTTAGTTGGGATTGAAATTGCAGCATCTTCTAATGTGAATAAGTCATCGTCCTGAACAAGAAGTCCACCTTGAATAGACATTAAACGGTCTTCCACTTTTTGTTTAGCCGAAAAATCGATTGTTAACAACCTAAGATTCTTCTTAGCTGTTAATACCTCTATTGCCTCGTTTGTAAAAGAAGGAGCAATGATTACTTCTAAGAAGATTTCATTCATTTTCAAGGCTGTCTCACTATCCACTTCACGATTAAGAGCAATTATTCCACCGAAAATCGAAGTTGAGTCTGCTTCATAGGCTTTTGTAAATGCTTCACCAATGCTTGCACCCACTCCAACACCACATGGATTCATATGCTTAATGGCTACCGCTGCAGGCTCCGTGAATTCACGTACTACTTGTAATGCTGCATTCGCATCATTAATGTTATTAAAGGATAATTCTTTACCATGTAACTGACTTGCAGCCGCAATTGAAAAGTTCGATCCTAATGGTTTTTTATAAAATGTAGCTGCTTGATGAGGGTTTTCACCATAGCGAAGATCTTGTTTTTTCTCAAAAGTAACCGTTAATTTTTCTGGACTATCTTCACCTACAGCATTTGTTAAATATTCAGCAATTAATGCATCGTATGCTGCTGAATGACGGAATACCTTTGCAGCAAGCCTCATTTTCGTTGCTGCTGAAACCTCACCATTTTCGTGTACCTCTTTTAAGACGATTTCATAATCAGCTGGATCTACAACAACCGTCACATCTTGATGATTTTTAGCAGCCGAACGAAGCATGCTTGGTCCACCAATATCAATATTTTCAATTGCATCTTCAAATGCTACATCAGGCTTAGCAATCGTTTGTTGGAATGGATAAAGATTAACAACCACTAGATCGATTGGTGTAATGTTATGCTCTTGCATTTGTTTAACATGATCAGGATTAGTACGCATTCCAAGTAATCCACCGTGAATCATTGGGTGTAATGTTTTAACGCGACCATCTAACATTTCAGGGAACCCAGTTACCTCCGAAATTCCGATTACCTTCACACCATTTTCCTCAAGTGTTTTTGCTGTACCACCCGTTGAGATAATTTCAACACCAGCTGCAGCAAGCTCTTTAACAAATGGAACGATACCGTTTTTATCTGATACACTGACAAGCGCTCTCTTAATTGGCACTTTCGATTCCTCCGCCCTTTTATAAATTAGATCTATTTTTCCTGTAAAAATATAGTCTGTAGTGTTTTGGGATATAATTTGTGCTCAACTTCATGAATTTTCTTTTCTACCGTCTCTATCGTATCATCATTTGTAATTGAGACAACTGCCTGTTCAATAATAGGCCCTGTATCCATTCCTTCATCAACATAATGAATGGTAACACCTGTTACCTTCACACCTGCACGGTACGCTTGACCAACCGCATCCAATCCAGGAAAGGATGGTAACAACGAAGGATGTATATTCACAATTTTCCCTTTAAACTGTGATAATAACGTTCCGCCAATTAGCCTCATATACCCTGCTAACACGATGAATTCGATCTCTTTATCTAGTAATTTTTTAGTGATCTCTGTTTCATAGGCAGCCTTATTTTCAAAGTTTTTCGGAGAGATAACAAAGCTATCAACACCAAACTTAGCCGCACGCTCAATGACTTTTGCACCTGGCTTATCACAAACAACTAGACTCACTTGTGCATCTAGCTCTCCATTTTTGATTGAGTTCATAATCGCTTCAAAATTAGAACCACTACCAGAAGCAAATACCGCTACATTCTTCATGCAAGGTCTCCCCCACCAAATGAAACTCCCTCTTCATTTGTTACTCGACCAATAATGTACGCCTTTTCTCCCGCTTCTTCTAGCTTCGAAATGACAGGCAATAATTTAACTACATCTACAGCTAACACCATTCCAATTCCCATATTAAAAATATTGAACATTTCTCTTTTATCTAAATTACCGTGTTTTTGTAGAAAATCAAAAATAGGTGGAATCGGCCATGAACCATAATCGATTTCTGCCCCCAATCCTGCAGGTAACATACGTGGAATGTTTTCGATGAAACCGCCACCTGTAATATGAGACATCCCTTTGATCTCATTCTCCTTCATTACTTCAAGTAAAGGTTTTACATAGATTTTTGTAGGACGTAAAAGTTCTTCACCTAATGGTAACTCTAGGCCATCATAGGTTTCTTCAAGGTTTA
This sequence is a window from Cytobacillus luteolus. Protein-coding genes within it:
- the purN gene encoding phosphoribosylglycinamide formyltransferase encodes the protein MKNVAVFASGSGSNFEAIMNSIKNGELDAQVSLVVCDKPGAKVIERAAKFGVDSFVISPKNFENKAAYETEITKKLLDKEIEFIVLAGYMRLIGGTLLSQFKGKIVNIHPSLLPSFPGLDAVGQAYRAGVKVTGVTIHYVDEGMDTGPIIEQAVVSITNDDTIETVEKKIHEVEHKLYPKTLQTIFLQEK
- the purH gene encoding bifunctional phosphoribosylaminoimidazolecarboxamide formyltransferase/IMP cyclohydrolase, translated to MPIKRALVSVSDKNGIVPFVKELAAAGVEIISTGGTAKTLEENGVKVIGISEVTGFPEMLDGRVKTLHPMIHGGLLGMRTNPDHVKQMQEHNITPIDLVVVNLYPFQQTIAKPDVAFEDAIENIDIGGPSMLRSAAKNHQDVTVVVDPADYEIVLKEVHENGEVSAATKMRLAAKVFRHSAAYDALIAEYLTNAVGEDSPEKLTVTFEKKQDLRYGENPHQAATFYKKPLGSNFSIAAASQLHGKELSFNNINDANAALQVVREFTEPAAVAIKHMNPCGVGVGASIGEAFTKAYEADSTSIFGGIIALNREVDSETALKMNEIFLEVIIAPSFTNEAIEVLTAKKNLRLLTIDFSAKQKVEDRLMSIQGGLLVQDDDLFTLEDAAISIPTKREPTEKEWADLKLAWKVVKHVKSNAIVLAQDSMTVGVGAGQMNRVGAANIAITQAGERAKGSALASDAFFPMDDTVEAAAKAGVTAIIQPGGSIRDEDSIKKADEYGITMVFTGVRHFKH